The Gouania willdenowi unplaced genomic scaffold, fGouWil2.1 scaffold_322_arrow_ctg1, whole genome shotgun sequence genome includes a window with the following:
- the LOC114459525 gene encoding atypical chemokine receptor 2-like translates to MIADITVWTTFSALFSVVGCPACAAVLWELFKRHKRGNYVTPNDVFMINITIMDLLFLLFIPLGLFNFLFWLFQPFQMWSDFLYDLNLTGRPLLTACMCFDSYLAVVHPVFYHTHRSPTVGILVAAALWAITLAKGTINTVIDELNHSPWTLFMYVIALPVIIICNSSVLWTLRKSHSGRTGLHPMKKKALQIITNSMIVTVVVYLPPVMVYIFGPLIFSEDKMDYCYLAIPILVMLTAGSAIMSLLYLGNMRGFC, encoded by the coding sequence ATGATAGCAGACATTACAGTCTGGACGACCTTCAGCGCTCTCTTCTCTGTGGTTGGATGTCCTGCTTGTGCTGCTGTTCTCTGGGAGTtgttcaaaagacacaaaagaggaAACTATGTCACCCCCAATGATGTCTTCATGATCAACATCACCATCATGGACCTGCTCTTCTTGTTGTTCATCCCTCTTGGGTTGTTTAACTTCCTTTTCTGGCTTTTCCAGCCTTTCCAGATGTGGAGTGACTTTCTGTATGATTTAAACCTGACTGGACGACCTCTCCTCACGGCCTGCATGTGTTTTGACTCCTACCTGGCAGTGGTCCACCCAGTCTTTTATCACACCCACAGGAGTCCAACTGTTGGCATCCTCGTGGCTGCTGCATTGTGGGCCATCACTTTAGCTAAAGGAACCATTAACACAGTCATAGATGAGCTGAACCACAGTCCCTGGACCTTGTTTATGTACGTCATAGCTCTCcctgtcatcatcatctgtaaCTCCTCAGTACTGTGGACGCTGAGGAAGTCTCACAGTGGAAGGACGGGTCTCCACCCAATGAAGAAGAAGGCTCTGCAGATCATCACCAACAGCATGATAGTGACCGTCGTTGTTTACCTTCCTCCTGTGATGGTTTACATCTTTGGTCCTTTGATCTTCAGTGAAGATAAAATGGATTATTGTTATTTAGCCATTCCTATTCTGGTCATGCTAACAGCTGGGAGTGCCATCATGTCTCTGCTATACCTGGGCAACATGAGAGGTTTCTGCTAA